CAAAATCTTAAAGAACTCATTCCTTTTCTTTTTGAGAAAAAGTATAAAATCTTCATTACCGCTGATCACGGCAACTGCGAACAAGCCATTAATCCTTCAACCGGGGAAATAGACAAAGAGCATACAATTAATCCTGTATTTTTGGTAAGGATTGACCACATACCGCTAAAAGAGGTAGCTTTTGAAACAACACTACACCAAAAACTTTGGCTTAAATTAGGAACAGAGAACAAAAAAGGAATTTTAGCAGATGTTACTGCTACCTTAGGCAAAAGTCTCGGACTTGATAATTCTCTTTTAAGCGGAGAACCAATACTGAACTAAGGTGTGCTAAAATAATAAAGGACAACCTCTAAATATGGCTTTTTTGGATATTTTAAAACAGAAAGTTTACCGTCCAGTAGTGCTTTTAATTTTAGACGGTTGGGGCATAGCCCCCAGCTGGGGCGGCAATGCTATCAGCATAGCCTCAACTAAAAACTTTGATTATCTTTGGCGCACCTTCCCGCACACTACCCTCTGTGCTTCAGGAGAATGCGTAGGGCTACCCGGACACGAAGCAGGCAATTCAGAAGTCGGACACCTCAATATAGGAGCAGGCAGAGATTTGGATTTAGACATAAGCCGCATCAACAAAGCTATTGAAAACGGCTCTTTTTTTCAGAATGAAAGTTTTCTTAAAGCTATTCATCATATTGAAAAAACTAATGGCTCTATTCATCTCATTGGTCTTTTAAGCGACGGTGGAGTCCATTCTCACATTAACCATCTTTTTGCCTTATTGGAAATGCTACAAAAATTTAAAGTGAAAAAAGTCTTTATCCACCCTATACTAGACGGAAGAGATACGCCCCAATCCCAAGCCCTGATATATATTGAAAAACTAAAAGATAAAATTAAAAAACTCCAAATTGGGCAAATAGCAACGCTGGCAGGAAGATTTTACGCTATGGACAGAGACAGGCGCTGGGAAAGAACCAAAACTTACTATGAAACTTTAACATTAGGCAAAGCTAAGACTTTTCCTTCACCAGAGAAGGCAATTAGCTTCTTTTACCGACATGGCTATAATGACGAATTAATGCCACCAGCAGTAATTAACAAACAAGGCACAATAAAAGACGGCGACGCAGTGATTCTTTTTAACTTTAGAGCTGATAGAGCCAGACAGATAACTCAAGCTTTTTTACAGAAACCATTCAAGGGGTTTAGAAGAAAAAAATTAGAAGATCTCTTTTTTGTTACTTTTGTCCCTTATTTTGAATATGACATTAAACTGCCAGCTATATTTGCTTTCAAACCTCAACCTATACACAAACCACTAGGAGAAGTTTTAGCCCAACATAATTTTAAACAGTTTCATTTAGCAGAAACAGAAAAATATGCCCACGTGACTTACTTTTTTAATGGCACAAGAGAAAAACCATTTAAAGGCGAAGATCGAGAGATTGTGCCTTCACCTAAAGTAAAGACATACGATCTAAAACCAGAAATGAGTGTTTATAAAGTGACTAATGTTTTTTTGGAAAAAATAAAGATGCAAAAATACCACTTTTTTGTTGTTAATTTTGCTAATCTTGATATGGTAGGCCACACTGGGCAGATTCAAGCAGTAGTCCAAGCCGCTAAACATGTAGACAACTGCTTAAAAAATGTGTTTTTAGCAGTACAAAAAACAAGAGGCATCCTTTTAATAACCGCAGATCACGGAAACGCTGAAGAGATGATTAACCCCCAAACAGGCGAAATCAACCCTGAACACACTAACAATCCTGTTCCTTTTATTTATATTAATTTAGGAGAACAAAAAAATATCTATCTAAAAACCGGCCAAGCACTAAAAAATATCGCTCCCTTTATACTTCAACTTTTTAATCTTAACCCCCCCCAAGAAATGACTGCTGAACCTCTAGCCAGCTTTACTCCGGTTCAAAAACCAAAAAACGATACCCCTGATAACTACTGGTCAATTTAATTATTTTAATAATGAAAGTTATTCTTGAACCAACTGCTCGCCACATCCACCTTTGCCAAAAAGATGCGGAACTTCTTTTTGGGAAAGGTTTTAAGTTTGAAATTTTACGCCCGCTTTCTCAACCAGGGCAATTCGCTACTACCACAAAAGTAAAAATAAAATCCGGAGGTCGGATACTTGAAGTAAGAGTCCTCGGGCCCTATCGTGAATTCACTCAAATGGAAGTTGCTCCTTCAGATTTGTACTATCTTCAAACCACCGCTCCTCAAAAAATAAGCGCTCAAAATGATGGAGGGAAAATAGAAATTATTGGCCCAAAAGGAAGAATAATTCGCCAAGCTTTAATTTTACATCAGCGGCATATCCATTTGACAAAAGAAGATCTGGAAAAATTAAAACAAAAATTAGGAGCGAATTTACATAATACAGATGTTGTCCGTTTAAAAATCAAGGGTAAAAGAGGAGGAATTTTGGATAATGTCGTGCTTCGTGTATCAGAAAAAGCAAATTTTCGAGCCCACATTGATATTGACGAGGCAAATGCCTTGGGTGTAAAGTTTAAAACTGAAGCTGAAATTATTCTTTAAAATGAAAAAAATAGAAATTCGTTGGCATGGAAAAGGAGGACAAGGAGTTAAAACTGCTTCTTTGCTTTTAGCCGAAGGAATAAACGAAACCCCGCTTTTTGCCCAAGCTTTTCCCGAATATGGCCCGGAACGAACCGGATCACCAATAGAAGCCTACAACCGCATCTCTGAGAAAGAAATCCTAGCCCACTACCCTCTACTTGAACCTAATATAGTAGTGATAGCTGATCTCCAGTTGCCAGCAGAAGTTTATGAGAAAAAAACAACAAAAAAAACGATTTTTCTTTTTCCCGCAGAAAAAAGCTCGGTTAAAAATAGGACTATTATGACAAACATTAAAAGTTTTGCCCAAAAACACAAAATACGTTTCCTTAATATGGGTTTAGTAGGAGCGGTAGTAGGTATTTTAGAGAAAAAATTTAAACTCCCCGCCCCTCCCATTTTGGCAGGCATTAAAAAAAGAATTGACCGGAAATTCCCACCCCGGTTAGCAAGATTAAATTTTGAGTTCGTCCAAGCAGGATACAAGGAAACTAAAAAAATAAAGGAATGAAAAAAATTACCCAAAGTCTAACCGGCAATGAAGCGGCAGCACTGGCTCTGCGTCAAGTCGAACCAGATGTGTTAGCAATTTACCCCATTACCCCTACCACAGAAATAATGCAGATAATTTCTCATTATGTGGAAAGAAAAAAAATGAGGTCAGAATTGATTTTGGCAGAGTCAGAACACTCAGCGATGTCTGCCTGTGTCGGAGCCTCTGCCTCAGGCGTAAGAACGGCTACCGCTAGTGCCTCTCAAGGACTCATTTATATGCACGAAATTCTGCCTATTGCCTCAGGCTTAAGACTTCCTGTTGTAATGGTTGTGGGAAACCGAGCCATCTCTGCTCCTATTAATATCCACGGAGACCATTCAGACACCATGGCAGTAAAAGACTCGGGCTGGCTCCAGTTATACGCAGAAAACCCCCAAGAGGTATACGATCTCATAATCAACGCTTTCCCTATCGCCGAAAAAGCACGACTGCCAGTAATGATTTGTATGGACGGATTTATCACCACCCATGAGTTAGCAAAAATAGAAACTTTACCTGATAAAGAAGTAAAAAAAATAGTGGGCCCTTTTGTCCCCAAAAACCATCTTTTTAATAAAAAACCAGTCACAATAGGACATCTCGCCCTTCCTGATTCTTATATGGAATTAAAATTATCTGTGGCTAAAGCTATTAAAGAAGCGAAGAAAACCATTGAAATCACCTTTGCAAAATTTAATCACCTCTACAAAACCTCTTATTCTTTTATTGAGGTAGTCAATCCAGAAGCAAAAACATTTTTGGTAGCTATGAGTTCAGTGTGTGGAACAGTTAAAGAATATATCCAAAAGCATCCGGAAATTGGCCTCTTAAAACTCCGATGCTTCCGTCCTTTTCCTAAATATGAAATTATCAAAGCTCTTGAAAAAACAGATAAAATTATTGTTTTAGACCGAGCAGAAGCAATGAAAGGAGACAAAGGCCACCTTTACGAAGAAGTACGCTCTGCTCTTTATGATCTGGAAAAGAAACCCTTAGTTTTTGGAGAAATTTATGGGCTGGGAGGAAGAGATTTTTATCCTCAAGATCTCGAAAAAATAATCAGCCGCTATGCCTAAACCAAAACTCTTGCCCCAACATCGACTTTGCCCCGGATGTCCAGCCGGAGTAATAGCTAGCACTATCATGGAGGTTATACCAGAACCTTTAGTAGTAGTACTTGCCACCAGTTGTTTAGAAGTAGGCACTACTGTTTATCCGAACACCGCTTGGCAGGTTCCCACGATCCATTCCGCGTTCGCTAATTCTGCTTCCACCGCTTCTGGCATAGCCAGAGCTAAAAGAATCTTGCTTGCAAAAAGCAAAAAACGCTTAGAAATTAGCAAACTTTACCCGTATCTTAACGAGAATTTGAAAATTGTTGTTTTCGCTGGAGACGGAGGAACTTATGATATTGGACTTCAAAGTCTTTCGGGAATGGCAGAACGAGGGGAAGATGTGCTCTACATTTGTTACAATAACCAAGCTTATATGAACACCGGCGCCCAACGCTCCTCTGCCACCCCTTTTGGAGCAACCACTTCTACTACTCCAGAAATCGGTAAGAAAAAATACCCTAAAAGAATGACAGAAATAATGATGGCTCATCATATACCCTATGTAGCTCAAGCTGCCTATGGCTTTTGGGA
The sequence above is drawn from the bacterium genome and encodes:
- a CDS encoding 2,3-bisphosphoglycerate-independent phosphoglycerate mutase, whose protein sequence is MAFLDILKQKVYRPVVLLILDGWGIAPSWGGNAISIASTKNFDYLWRTFPHTTLCASGECVGLPGHEAGNSEVGHLNIGAGRDLDLDISRINKAIENGSFFQNESFLKAIHHIEKTNGSIHLIGLLSDGGVHSHINHLFALLEMLQKFKVKKVFIHPILDGRDTPQSQALIYIEKLKDKIKKLQIGQIATLAGRFYAMDRDRRWERTKTYYETLTLGKAKTFPSPEKAISFFYRHGYNDELMPPAVINKQGTIKDGDAVILFNFRADRARQITQAFLQKPFKGFRRKKLEDLFFVTFVPYFEYDIKLPAIFAFKPQPIHKPLGEVLAQHNFKQFHLAETEKYAHVTYFFNGTREKPFKGEDREIVPSPKVKTYDLKPEMSVYKVTNVFLEKIKMQKYHFFVVNFANLDMVGHTGQIQAVVQAAKHVDNCLKNVFLAVQKTRGILLITADHGNAEEMINPQTGEINPEHTNNPVPFIYINLGEQKNIYLKTGQALKNIAPFILQLFNLNPPQEMTAEPLASFTPVQKPKNDTPDNYWSI
- a CDS encoding propanediol utilization protein, which codes for MKVILEPTARHIHLCQKDAELLFGKGFKFEILRPLSQPGQFATTTKVKIKSGGRILEVRVLGPYREFTQMEVAPSDLYYLQTTAPQKISAQNDGGKIEIIGPKGRIIRQALILHQRHIHLTKEDLEKLKQKLGANLHNTDVVRLKIKGKRGGILDNVVLRVSEKANFRAHIDIDEANALGVKFKTEAEIIL
- a CDS encoding 2-oxoacid:acceptor oxidoreductase family protein; this translates as MKKIEIRWHGKGGQGVKTASLLLAEGINETPLFAQAFPEYGPERTGSPIEAYNRISEKEILAHYPLLEPNIVVIADLQLPAEVYEKKTTKKTIFLFPAEKSSVKNRTIMTNIKSFAQKHKIRFLNMGLVGAVVGILEKKFKLPAPPILAGIKKRIDRKFPPRLARLNFEFVQAGYKETKKIKE
- the porA gene encoding pyruvate ferredoxin oxidoreductase; the encoded protein is MKKITQSLTGNEAAALALRQVEPDVLAIYPITPTTEIMQIISHYVERKKMRSELILAESEHSAMSACVGASASGVRTATASASQGLIYMHEILPIASGLRLPVVMVVGNRAISAPINIHGDHSDTMAVKDSGWLQLYAENPQEVYDLIINAFPIAEKARLPVMICMDGFITTHELAKIETLPDKEVKKIVGPFVPKNHLFNKKPVTIGHLALPDSYMELKLSVAKAIKEAKKTIEITFAKFNHLYKTSYSFIEVVNPEAKTFLVAMSSVCGTVKEYIQKHPEIGLLKLRCFRPFPKYEIIKALEKTDKIIVLDRAEAMKGDKGHLYEEVRSALYDLEKKPLVFGEIYGLGGRDFYPQDLEKIISRYA
- a CDS encoding pyruvate ferredoxin oxidoreductase (catalyzes the formation of acetyl-CoA from pyruvate and coenzyme A) — translated: MPKPKLLPQHRLCPGCPAGVIASTIMEVIPEPLVVVLATSCLEVGTTVYPNTAWQVPTIHSAFANSASTASGIARAKRILLAKSKKRLEISKLYPYLNENLKIVVFAGDGGTYDIGLQSLSGMAERGEDVLYICYNNQAYMNTGAQRSSATPFGATTSTTPEIGKKKYPKRMTEIMMAHHIPYVAQAAYGFWDDLKQKIKETLEIKGPKYIEILSPCIPGWRIEAKDTVNIARLIVETGYWPLFVCKKGKLKLTYQPQKLLSLEEWFKVDPRFHFLLKDKNKIKKLQEKVKKEWKKWQKN